A single Bacillus mesophilus DNA region contains:
- a CDS encoding helix-turn-helix transcriptional regulator, which translates to MNKEMIENAGSFIKFYRTKKGITQESLSQGICSITYLSKIENGKITPNQETVKFLLERLDLNTVEYAKLLDNMHTVEELITKIYVLIEGKKNEEVRKIFNDINQQLELIMNNPTLFQKYLLVKLRYHLIFNELNKAQKAVDDIESMKDMLTPLLKQHYYHFKGLLKCRQNLYNEGLFLLKEAESIMMNNNRNDCNLLYHIGLTYSHLKISNVAIHYCQKALPIFIENMNFNKIIDCKSIIGLNYTRNMNYEEAEKEFLTIVRISMDTNDQVNRAIAYHNLGYCYSMRENHNKAMEYYTLSLELKDSKSQSYFTTLLYIVKHLYRNGKLDECNRYLERALRNMRIKDFSGVEIDFVTLWYEVNLERKNNIQEYIIHLEKTAVPYYISKQNFQELSKAYRRLGEYYYNDRKYKLACNYYERAIKSYNEEIISRP; encoded by the coding sequence ATGAACAAAGAAATGATTGAAAACGCTGGTTCTTTCATTAAGTTTTATAGAACGAAGAAGGGCATAACACAGGAAAGTTTGTCACAAGGTATTTGTTCTATTACATATCTTAGTAAGATAGAGAATGGCAAAATTACTCCTAATCAAGAAACAGTGAAATTTTTGCTAGAGCGATTAGATTTAAATACGGTAGAGTATGCGAAATTATTAGATAATATGCATACTGTTGAGGAGTTAATAACTAAAATATATGTACTAATTGAAGGTAAAAAGAATGAAGAAGTTAGAAAAATATTTAATGATATTAATCAGCAGTTAGAGTTAATTATGAATAACCCTACTCTTTTTCAGAAGTACTTATTAGTGAAACTAAGGTATCATCTAATATTTAACGAATTAAATAAAGCCCAAAAGGCAGTTGATGATATTGAGTCCATGAAAGATATGTTAACACCACTTTTAAAGCAGCATTATTATCACTTTAAAGGTTTATTAAAATGTCGCCAAAATTTATATAATGAGGGGTTGTTCCTTTTAAAGGAAGCAGAAAGCATTATGATGAACAACAATCGTAATGACTGCAACTTGTTATATCATATTGGTCTAACATATAGTCATTTGAAAATTAGCAATGTAGCTATACACTATTGTCAAAAAGCACTTCCAATATTTATAGAAAATATGAACTTTAATAAGATAATAGATTGTAAATCTATTATTGGATTAAATTATACTAGAAATATGAACTACGAAGAAGCTGAAAAAGAATTCTTAACCATTGTGAGGATATCAATGGATACTAATGATCAAGTAAACAGAGCCATAGCTTATCATAATCTTGGTTATTGTTACTCTATGAGGGAAAATCACAATAAAGCCATGGAGTATTATACTTTAAGTTTAGAATTGAAGGATTCGAAAAGTCAATCTTACTTTACAACTCTATTATATATTGTGAAGCATTTATATCGAAATGGAAAGCTGGATGAATGTAATCGTTACTTAGAACGCGCATTAAGAAATATGAGAATAAAAGATTTTTCAGGCGTTGAAATAGATTTTGTCACTCTATGGTATGAAGTAAATCTTGAAAGAAAAAATAATATACAGGAGTATATAATCCATTTAGAAAAGACAGCCGTTCCTTATTATATTTCAAAACAAAATTTTCAAGAATTAAGTAAAGCTTACCGAAGATTAGGAGAGTACTATTATAACGACCGGAAATATAAATTAGCTTGTAATTATTACGAAAGGGCTATAAAAAGCTATAATGAAGAAATAATATCACGACCATAG
- a CDS encoding M20 family metallopeptidase gives MYKQILKEIVQIDSQNPGGDSEKMIQYIRQCAERFNFSYEIIRPNSKKSNIIVKIDGINRKRIVINGHVDTKPYGSLDDWIYNPLEAKEIGEKLFGVGSSDMKGGVASMLTLLFYIGENNIKPKWDLEFHFVDDEENNSGYGMRYLIDHNKLAKHYDLAIVCEPTENSIVLNSLGNTWKRISIKGKQAHAGHYFEGISANEVLVKVLRELKDKTDLLKFYDDVFPYFPNVNIGIIKGGNHPGTVNYKSEAVIDIRVSQEEDKELILNILKELLNRTNVSYEIENYLPSMYSWKYNNLKTDFSELLVNRLKEDFYKVSNEEMKSNLFFGGSDAGHYAAKLNTPVFIFGPGSLKQAHQPNEWINLDEVKTHFECLKKLLLEDEND, from the coding sequence ATGTATAAGCAAATCTTAAAAGAAATAGTACAAATAGATTCTCAAAATCCAGGTGGCGATAGTGAGAAAATGATTCAATATATTCGCCAATGTGCAGAAAGATTTAATTTCTCTTACGAAATTATTAGGCCGAATAGTAAGAAGAGTAATATAATTGTAAAGATAGATGGAATAAACAGGAAAAGAATAGTTATTAATGGACATGTTGATACGAAGCCATATGGGTCTTTAGATGATTGGATATATAATCCATTAGAAGCAAAAGAAATCGGTGAAAAACTTTTTGGAGTAGGTTCCTCAGATATGAAGGGTGGCGTTGCATCAATGCTAACCTTATTATTCTACATTGGAGAAAATAATATAAAGCCAAAGTGGGATCTCGAGTTCCATTTTGTAGATGATGAGGAAAATAACAGTGGTTATGGAATGAGATATTTAATTGACCATAATAAGCTAGCTAAGCATTACGATCTAGCCATTGTATGTGAGCCAACAGAGAATAGTATCGTTCTGAATTCTTTAGGTAATACATGGAAAAGAATTTCAATTAAAGGGAAGCAAGCACATGCAGGACATTACTTTGAAGGTATCAGTGCTAATGAAGTCTTAGTTAAAGTATTAAGGGAACTTAAAGATAAAACAGATCTTTTGAAGTTTTATGACGATGTATTTCCGTACTTTCCTAATGTCAATATTGGTATTATAAAAGGCGGTAATCATCCTGGGACTGTCAATTATAAAAGTGAAGCAGTTATTGATATAAGAGTCAGTCAGGAAGAAGATAAAGAGCTCATATTGAATATTTTGAAAGAACTTTTAAACAGAACGAACGTTTCTTATGAAATAGAGAATTATCTTCCTAGTATGTATTCTTGGAAATATAATAATTTGAAAACTGATTTCTCCGAGTTATTAGTTAATAGATTAAAAGAGGACTTTTATAAGGTTTCAAATGAGGAAATGAAATCTAATTTATTCTTTGGGGGTTCAGATGCAGGGCATTATGCAGCCAAATTAAATACACCAGTGTTTATTTTTGGCCCTGGAAGTCTAAAACAAGCACATCAACCAAATGAGTGGATCAATTTGGATGAGGTAAAAACTCACTTTGAATGTCTAAAAAAACTATTATTAGAGGATGAAAATGACTGA
- a CDS encoding FAD-linked oxidase C-terminal domain-containing protein: MLKNYLKENNVQFIDEKEKLFIYDYDAYLAKGNASIVISPKTMNELSGVIDYLNRNNMKYLIRGAGTNYCGGVQAQHHDVVVSIAQLNKEIIELDNNLYTISPSVKLAEINQKLMEKSLVYPPDPASLRVCTLGGTIAMNAGGARCYMYGVTANYIREINVNTPQHGTINLGSKQSYVLPNYPVKHLFIGSEGTLGTVLNATVSTQKDNLYKSELIIQFLDYKHAIKAVDIIVKEGLLTTAIDMSTDPFIPGITNQIGAKLIISIEHDNEEIVLGKLTTLKEAMDQFDCQIISYGTLHDMRLAVVQENVQGVIKRSNKKVYFLFDTVVPRSKLEEIIEYFFRLSEVFNFPILNTYHAGDGNIHPTIFYDPTDEEEYEKLKLFLHLIITKAVRLGGAVTGEHGIGIEKKNIQYILTDPRLNKLYQEIKQTFDQENIINVGKLLSDNESVEQYKGLVREYSLKYCYPIEKMEYNSVKYKPSVEDGVLDIPAQLSPRELFDKLEEETISIPYFPVVNSQLSLNDLYKLGIPSFLDSIYNLDLLTRAVELESEFIVGRKTLKNVEGYNVVPLYLALKDAKTVTLKTVFKEELRNKYYFIKTCCAKDEVHKWTNHPSFRNFLVDYYYTSVGELLLLLSCKVEIPSNFEEYNVWSGTNFGEYSTFYIISLDRELQFEDIHFNSWLYLNNEKTLLVFDTIQEQKMELLKRVSSSIRKINQNTNEYIYLDQRYKKQVDILNDLKRLIE, from the coding sequence ATGTTAAAAAACTATTTAAAAGAAAATAATGTGCAATTTATTGATGAAAAGGAAAAGCTATTTATTTACGATTATGATGCATATTTAGCTAAAGGTAATGCTAGTATAGTTATTTCACCCAAAACGATGAATGAATTGTCTGGTGTTATCGATTATTTAAATAGGAATAATATGAAATATTTAATTAGAGGAGCAGGAACTAATTATTGTGGTGGGGTGCAGGCCCAACATCATGATGTGGTAGTCTCGATAGCCCAGTTAAACAAAGAAATAATCGAGCTAGATAATAATCTTTATACAATTTCTCCTAGTGTAAAGCTAGCAGAAATAAACCAAAAACTAATGGAAAAATCGTTGGTATACCCTCCTGATCCTGCTTCTCTAAGAGTTTGTACATTAGGTGGTACTATCGCCATGAACGCAGGTGGAGCAAGATGTTACATGTACGGTGTGACAGCAAATTATATTCGTGAAATTAATGTCAATACACCACAGCATGGGACTATTAACTTAGGAAGTAAACAGAGCTATGTGTTACCAAATTATCCAGTTAAGCACTTATTCATTGGTTCTGAAGGAACGTTAGGAACAGTACTAAATGCAACTGTTTCAACTCAAAAAGATAATTTGTATAAAAGTGAGTTAATAATTCAATTTCTTGATTACAAACATGCGATAAAAGCAGTTGATATCATTGTAAAAGAAGGCTTGTTAACCACTGCAATAGATATGTCGACAGACCCATTTATACCTGGAATTACTAATCAAATTGGGGCGAAATTAATTATTAGTATCGAACATGATAATGAGGAGATTGTGTTAGGAAAGTTGACTACGCTTAAAGAAGCGATGGATCAATTTGATTGTCAAATTATCAGTTATGGAACATTGCATGATATGAGGCTAGCCGTTGTTCAAGAAAATGTACAAGGTGTAATTAAACGAAGTAATAAAAAAGTTTATTTCTTGTTCGATACAGTAGTACCGAGAAGTAAGTTAGAAGAAATAATAGAGTATTTCTTCCGTCTATCTGAAGTGTTTAATTTTCCAATCCTAAATACTTATCATGCTGGAGATGGAAACATACATCCAACTATATTTTATGACCCAACTGATGAGGAAGAATATGAAAAGCTAAAGCTATTTTTACATCTAATTATTACAAAAGCAGTAAGACTAGGTGGAGCAGTAACAGGTGAACACGGGATAGGTATAGAGAAGAAAAATATTCAGTATATCCTTACAGATCCAAGGCTTAATAAGCTTTACCAAGAAATTAAACAAACGTTTGATCAAGAGAATATTATCAACGTTGGAAAACTATTAAGTGATAATGAATCGGTCGAACAATATAAAGGATTAGTTAGAGAGTATTCACTTAAATACTGCTATCCTATAGAAAAAATGGAATATAATTCTGTTAAATATAAGCCTTCAGTGGAGGATGGCGTTCTAGATATCCCAGCACAACTTTCACCGAGAGAATTATTTGATAAATTAGAAGAGGAAACTATAAGCATTCCGTACTTTCCTGTTGTTAATTCTCAATTATCGTTAAACGACTTATATAAATTAGGAATACCGAGCTTCTTGGATTCCATATATAATCTAGATCTTCTGACTAGGGCTGTAGAGTTAGAATCAGAGTTCATAGTTGGAAGAAAAACGTTAAAAAATGTGGAAGGTTATAACGTAGTTCCTCTTTATCTAGCTTTAAAAGATGCAAAAACCGTAACTTTAAAAACTGTATTTAAAGAGGAATTGAGAAATAAATATTATTTTATAAAAACTTGCTGTGCAAAAGACGAAGTACATAAATGGACGAATCACCCTAGTTTTAGAAATTTTTTAGTTGATTATTATTATACTTCTGTTGGGGAATTACTTCTTTTACTATCATGTAAAGTTGAAATACCATCTAATTTTGAAGAATACAATGTTTGGTCAGGAACTAATTTTGGTGAGTATTCAACATTCTATATTATTTCGCTAGATAGAGAGTTACAGTTCGAAGATATTCATTTTAATTCCTGGCTATATTTGAATAATGAAAAAACTTTATTAGTTTTTGATACAATTCAAGAACAAAAAATGGAGTTGTTGAAAAGAGTCTCCAGCTCAATAAGGAAAATTAATCAAAATACTAATGAATATATTTACTTGGATCAAAGATATAAAAAGCAGGTTGATATTTTGAATGATCTAAAGAGGTTGATTGAATGA
- a CDS encoding ArgE/DapE family deacylase, with protein MNKKEQLSILTDLIQLKSQVNKENEDSVAAYIIKFLRGFGIEPRIIKSNDKRINIIANVRFGDGIPKIILNGHMDTKPALQSEEERREWIADPFSAEVIDGKVYGRGACDMKAGLAAFLITVKEIMSYNGLKNGELELQFVADEEMGSYHGMKYLTDVYNYDFYADLAIVAEPTNNEICKSELGNLWLKWKVNTDGGHAGLAFKYKNAIDVMNEVIGNVRKAVRSYREFRVTTGQDFPYNELHDMNIGFINGGVHPGTVPNYCEALIDIRIKPDEDRNTMYEIVTGCLRDIEDKYKGVVTVGIETFSTGGYPPCKSDGNELTNTLFQLNQSRLKKETYGGFYGASDAFYLMESGVNTVIFGPGSLEQAHAINEYVSEEQFYDYTSLLTEFLLDVFTDKTADRNHKNRSLQC; from the coding sequence GTGAATAAAAAGGAACAACTTTCCATACTTACAGACCTTATTCAATTAAAAAGTCAAGTAAACAAGGAGAATGAAGATAGTGTAGCAGCATACATTATTAAGTTTTTAAGGGGTTTTGGGATTGAACCAAGGATAATTAAAAGTAATGATAAACGGATTAATATCATTGCGAACGTTAGATTTGGGGATGGAATTCCAAAGATAATATTAAATGGACATATGGATACAAAGCCTGCTCTTCAAAGTGAAGAAGAAAGAAGAGAGTGGATAGCAGATCCTTTTAGTGCTGAGGTAATAGATGGAAAAGTTTATGGCCGAGGAGCATGTGATATGAAAGCAGGTTTAGCTGCTTTCTTGATAACGGTTAAAGAAATAATGAGCTATAATGGTCTAAAAAATGGAGAATTAGAACTTCAATTTGTTGCTGATGAGGAAATGGGAAGTTATCATGGAATGAAATATTTAACGGATGTATATAATTACGATTTCTATGCTGATTTAGCAATAGTAGCTGAACCGACTAATAACGAAATATGTAAATCTGAGTTAGGTAATCTTTGGTTAAAGTGGAAAGTGAATACGGATGGCGGACATGCAGGATTAGCTTTTAAGTATAAGAATGCAATCGATGTTATGAATGAAGTTATAGGAAACGTTAGAAAAGCTGTTCGTTCTTATCGAGAATTTCGTGTGACAACCGGGCAAGATTTTCCTTATAACGAGCTACATGATATGAATATAGGTTTTATCAACGGTGGAGTTCACCCTGGTACCGTCCCAAATTATTGTGAAGCGTTAATTGATATTCGTATCAAACCAGATGAAGATCGTAACACAATGTATGAAATAGTTACTGGTTGTTTAAGAGATATTGAAGATAAATATAAAGGTGTTGTAACTGTTGGTATCGAGACATTTAGTACAGGTGGATATCCTCCTTGTAAAAGTGATGGAAATGAATTAACAAATACATTATTTCAATTAAATCAATCTAGGTTGAAGAAAGAAACATATGGTGGTTTTTATGGTGCTTCAGATGCTTTCTATCTTATGGAATCAGGCGTAAATACTGTGATTTTTGGACCAGGAAGCTTAGAACAGGCTCACGCTATTAATGAGTATGTTTCCGAAGAACAATTTTATGATTATACAAGTCTATTAACGGAGTTCTTACTTGATGTATTTACCGACAAAACAGCGGATAGAAACCATAAAAATAGGAGTCTGCAATGTTAA
- a CDS encoding Gfo/Idh/MocA family protein — translation MNYNVGIVGLGNFGVAHLEILSKLRDVNVIGVFDKNTIVKEKVMGEYPEVRFFQSLEELLTNEETNVIHVITDESTHYDIGKKVLESNKHLFMEKPITTKHEDALELKALADSRNLKIGVGHLLRHEKKHLAIKERILEGKIGEVRAISLKRNFSKSMLSHYGRINTFVTSMVHDIDLVQFFAGSQIENVAAIQALPERESYYFNTAYLQTKSGVHAHIETIWLLPEEYPYGMEYEVNIFGSKGVLKTRLNPDVEVYNDKTIYEEFFLKDALVAEIESFVTTIVQDNTVAYPTIDEAIHNIAVAESLVQAANIGVKTVRKERQFT, via the coding sequence ATGAATTACAATGTCGGAATAGTAGGTTTAGGGAATTTTGGTGTAGCACATTTAGAAATATTGAGTAAGTTACGAGATGTAAATGTAATAGGTGTTTTTGACAAGAATACTATAGTTAAAGAAAAAGTAATGGGTGAGTACCCAGAAGTACGTTTTTTTCAGAGCTTGGAGGAACTATTAACAAACGAAGAAACCAATGTAATCCATGTCATCACAGATGAGAGTACGCATTATGATATTGGAAAAAAGGTACTTGAGTCCAATAAACATTTATTTATGGAAAAACCAATTACAACAAAACATGAAGATGCCCTTGAATTAAAGGCCTTGGCAGATAGTAGAAATTTAAAAATTGGCGTTGGCCATCTATTAAGACATGAAAAAAAGCATCTGGCTATTAAGGAGAGAATTCTCGAAGGTAAGATAGGAGAGGTTCGAGCAATAAGTTTAAAAAGGAACTTTAGTAAGTCAATGTTAAGCCATTATGGAAGAATTAATACATTTGTTACTTCAATGGTGCACGATATTGATTTAGTTCAGTTTTTTGCAGGTAGCCAAATTGAGAATGTTGCTGCTATTCAAGCATTGCCAGAAAGAGAATCATATTATTTTAATACAGCTTATTTACAGACAAAAAGTGGAGTTCATGCTCATATTGAGACGATCTGGTTACTCCCTGAAGAATATCCGTATGGAATGGAATATGAAGTAAATATTTTTGGTAGTAAAGGTGTATTAAAAACACGATTAAATCCAGATGTGGAAGTTTACAATGATAAAACGATTTATGAGGAATTCTTTCTTAAGGATGCACTAGTAGCTGAAATTGAAAGTTTCGTAACAACCATTGTTCAGGATAATACAGTTGCTTACCCTACAATAGATGAAGCGATTCACAATATTGCAGTTGCGGAAAGTCTAGTACAAGCAGCTAATATAGGTGTTAAGACTGTGAGGAAGGAAAGGCAATTTACGTGA
- a CDS encoding radical SAM protein has product MSVVIKEVVDAKKWYEEGMNKLDPSIYKEYLNFLYDLKSFSIQDHPFIDEMSKAISYTPFSPEKVLFIKQSMDAGESVKRLEIDITDVCNFKCPGCTFQFSQMDKQLPYDKLELFIDELKQAGYRAITLAGGGEPSIYNYNGKRLPDVTEKFQENGIDTFLITNAFALDNEDDIKRLLLSTKGIRVSYYNFIAPGEPEDKNDTVFKNIKKMIKLKEILGIDTAILVGNLISWNNKADYKFTIQLAKDFQTIITPRPFISIKRNAKEAINGDTLKMVLDRVLENYLNIKEDINPINSPVAIREYLERVLAFHLPLVKRCTVTELGLVGKVRANGDLYRCGQLSARSYELEEKDLNKKNTFYTNIYEKGNLNGHVKGIKGLTSYNMCPVCRETINNIRINKFNSIPAYLKEPIMKEVMSSYSGNRNLAYFW; this is encoded by the coding sequence ATGAGTGTAGTAATAAAAGAAGTAGTGGATGCTAAGAAATGGTATGAAGAAGGAATGAATAAGTTAGACCCTAGCATTTATAAAGAGTATTTGAATTTCTTGTATGATCTAAAATCATTTTCGATTCAAGATCACCCATTTATTGATGAAATGTCAAAAGCAATTAGCTATACACCCTTTAGCCCTGAAAAAGTATTATTTATTAAACAATCGATGGATGCTGGTGAAAGTGTTAAAAGATTGGAAATTGATATTACTGATGTTTGTAACTTTAAGTGTCCAGGATGTACTTTTCAATTTAGTCAAATGGATAAACAATTACCATATGATAAATTAGAACTATTTATTGATGAGTTAAAACAAGCAGGTTACCGTGCAATTACATTAGCCGGTGGAGGAGAGCCAAGTATTTATAATTACAACGGTAAACGTCTACCTGATGTAACTGAAAAATTTCAAGAGAATGGAATTGACACTTTCTTAATTACAAATGCTTTTGCACTAGATAATGAAGACGATATTAAACGCTTGTTACTGTCGACGAAGGGAATTCGTGTTTCTTATTATAACTTTATAGCACCTGGTGAACCAGAGGATAAGAACGATACTGTATTTAAAAACATTAAAAAAATGATTAAATTAAAAGAAATATTAGGTATTGATACAGCAATCTTAGTAGGTAACTTAATCTCGTGGAATAATAAAGCAGATTATAAATTCACTATCCAACTAGCAAAAGATTTCCAAACAATTATTACTCCAAGACCTTTTATTTCTATTAAAAGAAATGCTAAGGAAGCTATCAATGGGGATACGTTGAAAATGGTTTTAGATAGAGTATTAGAAAATTATCTAAACATAAAAGAGGATATTAACCCAATAAATAGTCCAGTTGCAATACGGGAGTATTTAGAAAGAGTATTAGCCTTCCATCTTCCTCTAGTAAAACGTTGTACGGTTACAGAACTTGGTCTTGTAGGGAAAGTTAGAGCGAATGGAGATTTATATAGATGTGGACAACTATCAGCTCGATCGTATGAGTTAGAAGAGAAAGACCTAAATAAAAAAAATACATTTTATACAAACATTTATGAAAAAGGAAACTTAAATGGCCATGTTAAAGGGATAAAAGGATTAACTTCTTATAATATGTGCCCAGTATGTAGAGAAACAATTAATAATATTAGAATTAATAAATTCAATAGTATTCCTGCTTATCTAAAAGAACCTATTATGAAAGAAGTCATGAGTAGTTATAGCGGAAATAGAAATCTAGCATATTTTTGGTAA
- a CDS encoding GNAT family N-acetyltransferase, with protein MLKINNKLSLEPFSTSDEALLNTLYNNQEVTKYGTLKYSYPVSDSTIKYLLKTFTESRSDKFYTIKHEDEKVGMAQILQVDNVNRKCKVGILLTPDSFGLGYGSLVLEELINICFNHMNLHKIELEIAENNVHSIRLAEKHHFQKEGTLKESFYTHGKYKDILLYGLIKGEQTKI; from the coding sequence ATGTTAAAAATCAATAATAAGCTTTCACTCGAACCTTTTAGTACTTCAGACGAAGCATTACTTAATACGTTATATAATAATCAAGAAGTTACAAAGTATGGTACACTAAAATATTCCTATCCAGTATCCGATAGCACAATAAAGTACTTATTAAAAACGTTTACTGAGAGTAGATCAGATAAGTTTTATACAATAAAACACGAAGACGAAAAAGTTGGAATGGCACAGATATTACAAGTTGATAATGTAAACAGAAAATGTAAGGTTGGCATTTTATTAACTCCCGATTCATTTGGTTTAGGTTATGGTTCACTTGTCCTAGAGGAGCTTATAAATATCTGTTTTAATCATATGAATTTACATAAAATTGAATTGGAAATTGCAGAAAATAATGTACACAGTATTAGATTAGCGGAGAAGCACCATTTCCAAAAAGAAGGTACACTAAAAGAGTCATTCTATACACACGGAAAATACAAGGATATTTTGTTATATGGTCTTATTAAAGGGGAACAAACTAAAATTTAA